TCTCCGTGGAGCATCGACGTAACGGGCAATCTTTCGTCAGGATGTGTTACAAATAACACCTGAGTTTGCAATGAACTCAGAGGTGCAGTCTTGGCTGACCAATGTATTGCGGAGTGGATGTTTGGTCCTGTAAAGGCACACCAAACTTAggtttcttttccttcttcacTTTGGTCCATAAGAACATAAAATGAGCATGTTTACAAATCTACATCACAGATATTATCGGCATATATCTTTTCGTTTAAGAAAACAAAATTCGCATGCCAGTTACAGACCCACACTCAACTAACAAGTTGACGTACACGACAACGAACTTGCTCCCCAGATTCTGATCGGCTACGACCAGGCAATTGACACGACAATACACGACAAAGGTATCTGTAGTTTCTACAAACTGCagaatgcatgcatggatcaCAAAGTTCAGGACAGACTATGAAATAGTACTGATCGAGTTATTATATGTACGTACACACACGCATAGATAGATGCATGTTCGATCAAACGTTTACATGGTTTTTTGGCCTTGGAACGCCGCCCTGTTCCTCCGGATGAATTCTTCAGCCAGCTCGTTCACGTctggcgccaccaccgcctttcCGCTGACGGTGGCGGTCGGAGAACTGCGCCCTGCCACGTttcccggcggcggaggcaggacgacgccggtggtggtggtggtcgtcgtcgtcggtgacGGTGTTCCGTTCATAACCACCTCGATCTTCTCCACCCTCTCGACATGGACTTCAATTTCGCCGTCCACGACCACACCTGCACTGCCTTTGTTGTAGGCACCTCGCCACATCTTGAAAATTTCCACTGTTTATCTTACTTCTCTTACGAGAGGTCGTGCACTGGATGTTTGGGAGATATGCATGGATGAGCAGCGATCGTGTGTtatttataggctccaacaGCAGCGTCTGTGGTGAAGTTGGTTTTGTTTGCTTAAGCGGCATGTTATCATATGTTAGATCCGACCATTTTTTTCTCCTATGGAACATTAGAAGAAAATTTTCTCTAGTTGGAAAGAACAATGTTCCAATAAGGAGGAAAAACATTGTTATGTTCTAGAAGAAAATGTTCTTGCCGAAGAAGTAAAAACTATTTTATCAAAAAAGAAATTTAGATTTCACTTAAGCTGTGCAGCAAACAAATGACTTTCTCTAGTTTTGGTCTACTATATTTCCCGAAAAAATATCCGAGCAAAATCAATTGGAATACGTGTACTACTACAAACCGGCCCAATCTCAGAAAGAGGACGGCCCGGTCCGTACAACGCTTTCGTGTTGCCTTCCGCCACGGTCACTATTGCAAACTGCCAAACTTGACGCTACCCTGTCGGCCTGTCCTTCGCaaagccgccgccgcgttctccTCTCGTGCGCGCGCACATCTCGAGAAGGCAGCAGATGgctggcgcggcggcgcaggacgACGCCGAGCAGCTGCTCCACCTGAAGCTCGCGTTCCTCGCCGGGGAGCCTCCCGCCTGCATCCTCGCACTCGCCAGGTACGCGCTACCGTTAGCAGTCAAAATAGCAACGGCACCGAAGGTCTCCGTCCCTGCGGTGCCCTCTCCCGATTGAATTCGTGGTTCGGGGAACGGTGACCACCGACTGGTACAGCCTCTGGTTCAGTCTGCTTTGCAAATGCTGTCTGCAGTGCTAGTATTGGTGCTCTGAGTCTGCTTTCTCGTCGCCTGTTCAGTGCGGACTTGGTGGATCTGCAGCTAAGATAGGCTAGTGGATATCTAGTTGACCTGTAGGTCATGCTGTTGTATAGGTGATGGCTAGTTTAGTTCGTGATCAGCGTCCAGTATTTAGGCTTGTTTAACTTTAATTGGCCAGCATATGGTTCTAGCCGCAGCAGCGAAGTGTTACGCCTCCTAAGCACTCTACCAAGTTGGCACAGTTGCAAATTCCGCAACAACGTTTGAGTGAATTGCAGCGAGCCAGTGACTGATTACTTGGCCATGGAAATGTCAGGCAGCCACAATTTGTGGGAAATATGTGGCGTTGGCATGACTACACATGAATAAGCTACAACTACAAGTTCAAAAGAGAAATTGTTCTGTGTTTCTGGTTTCTTTTCAAAAACTATATGTTTATGCATATTTATGTACGTGTTTTATTTGATTTGCAGAAAAGCTGGGGGAGGTTCTATCACACCACATGtccaaaaatttcttttggAGAATTGCACTGATACTAATGTAAatgatcttttttcttctcatcttgTAAAATTTACTCAAACAACACAAATaagatatatatttttgcaacaGAAGCAATAGATAATTTATTTGTGAAAAAAACTGCAAATATAGTGTTGTTATAAAAGTTTCCCATTAATCAATATCTTCACATCTTATAATGGGATTTCCGTTGTATACTGATGCAGGTATATGGACGCCAAAACTCTACTTATACAACAACTATTTTTAAGAGGATTATATCTGAGGTTGAATTATCATCGGACATTGTGATTGATGCACTTTATGAGGAATTTGCTCAGCGTATGTTGTCCAAAGCAGTATgtagattttattttgtattATATCTCAATAATTGGTAATCGTTAACACTATACTCAGATACCTCATGTTAAGTGCAGAAAGATTCATTGTTAAATAAGACGAATCATATCTATAAAGAGATATCATTTCTTTCTTCTACACGTGAGTTACCAATTCCAACTCTTTAGTTTTCTTTGAGAAATATATCAAATTAATTATAACAATCCATAGTGACAACCTTGTTTACATATGTAGATGATAATGTTTCCTCAAGTTTAATAAGTGTTGTTGCTCGACTATCATGTTCTTCTAATATGCTTGAAGGTGATACAGGGTATGTTGTCATTAAACACTTAAGTGTTCTGTGTCCAGATATTCTATCAAGCTACTTTCATATGTTATTGATTGATACCCTGGATTTTCAGGTGCTCCCTTTGGCCATCAAGTTTATTCTTGTCTGAGTTTATTCTTTCATACCCTGAAATTTTCTCCACAAAGTGTTGCTTCGAGGTAAAGTGATTAATTTACTATTAAAGTGAGATACATTAATAATATAAACTCATGCAGGGAAATTTATATAAATATGTTCAGCTCTTGCATCACCACCCATTCAAATAATAAGTTCTATCAAAGAATAATGCAAGTTTCTTCAGTCCTTACTTATGGTAAACAATGCTATGACTAGCaacttttttctttgtttggtACGAGGCTAACTAGGGTGTAGGGGCCTATTTGGTAGATGACctctgaaagtgattctctatgAGAAGTGATTCTTTGGCTGAAAGTGATTTAGGAACTCTATAGAGGAAATAATTCTGGGCAGCATGTGAATCAGGGAAAGCTAGTTTTTTCAGCTTCCAACATCTTAGTTCTTGCCCTGGAATCATCCTAGGAGCTGGTGTGGGAGCTCTGCTGAACAGGCCCTTAATAGGAGTAATAGTGTTTGTATAAGTGCCGCTATATGCTGTTTGCACCACCATGTAATCCTTTATTTGTAAACATGTGTTAAGCAAGATGCATCCTCATGAAATTAATCTTTTAAGTGGCCAGCTACTTGAAATGGCTCTTTGTGTGCAAAATTACCTAAATATATTTTTCTCTGCACTTAAGGAGTATTCTCAGGATTTCTTAAATGACATTGCTCTAATGTTTGCATTATAAGCAGCTAGGTTCTGGTGTCGGTTTGGTGGGTATTTGTCTTAACTATGTTGGTGCCTCTAAGGTATGTAATAATGCCACTCTCCATTAAAAATGAATGGTTATCACATTATTTATGGGTCAGAACGTGAAACAGTATTATTTCCTAAATTGGTGAAGTGGGGATGCATATCTACTGTTTAATTGTTCAGCATCTGTGTGGAGCTAAAGTGATGATTAAGCATGAATTTTTCAGTCCAACTATGTTCACAAGTTTCTTGAAATCAAAGAATAGTTTCAAATTAAATATATGTCATGTGGAATTCATATAATATGCAGGTTATTCTTACCGATGGTGACACATCTACACTTACAAACATGAAGGAAAATATGGAACTGAATAACGTATGCATTAAACTGGAAGATTTTGAAGAGTTAAAAGAAAGCAAGAATAAGGTTTGTTAGTTTCCTTGCATAATTCAGAGTGTTGTGTGCAGATGTTTTCTCTCTTACATAATTTGGCATGCAACAGTTTGAATTAGATGGCTCTCGTTGAGCATTGAATAAATGCACTATTAGTTTAATGGCAATGCATTGTGGCATGCAGGTAGAGTGCAAATATCTTTCTTGGGAAGAAGCATCTGAAAGTGATTTACGGGGCTACCAGCCAGACATAGTGTGAGTAtagaaatatatttttgtaaTGTTTCTTTGTACCTGCTTATACACACAATCATAATCATGGGGAACCGGGAACCAGGATATTCATCTGAAATTATATCTGCAATGTTTCATATAGCACCTGATACACAATAATCGTGTTTAAGTTACTCAGTAATGGTAATACGGTTAAAGAAAATAATAGTTGTTCGGATCATATATCTGAAGAGGCATCTTGTAAAAGTTGTGATGAAAAGTGATGCTCCTATTAAAACTATTTTGTATGCTATGAATTTCGAACAATATTTCCGATCGGTCTTACACCTGAAAATAATTAGTGATCCACAGTGTACAATTCAGTAGTAGTGCCAATCAGAATTTATCAGGGACTTTTGGGTGTAGAATAGGTGCTGTAGTTCGATTGTTTTTATTGCAGTAAGATGTTTATATCCCCTTAGACTTCCACTAGGACACCTGCAAAAAAATTATCATCTAATTACAACAAAGTAACAACTGTTATAGTGATAGCGAAATTTGTAATCAATACTAAACAAGTTTATAATGTGTTTAATAGTATTTAACATCAATAGAAAGGAATGAACCATGTCCAAAATTAAAAAGACTTTCCTTCGTTTTTTCCAGCATTAAGCAGAAACATATTTTAGTTGCGTATGTTTTGGTGGTTGTTTATTCTTAGTTCAGTTTCTATCTCTTTATTtttcctattgttgggtgaacATTCCATAAACTTGTTTACGCCAGACCAGAATGTTAGTTGTCCCTTGACTGGTTTTGTACCTGTTGAACTTATACAAATCTTGTGTTGTGGGGTTACTGGTACCACTCCTGTGGAAGGAAGAGAGGGCATACATTGTGAACTGCAGTATCCTGTTTAATCTGATAAAAATTATATCTTGTAAAGTGGGTAACAGAATTCATCACTTCTGTTCATGCTGCCTTCCTTTCATCTGATGTTTTCTTTTCCCAGTCTCGGCGCAGATATTGTGTACGATCCAGTCTGTGTGCCACACCTCGTTCGAGTGCTCTCAATGCTGTTAAGGAGAGACAGCAAACAAGGGGAAGTCAACAGAAAATCTGGTGATGAATTGGAAATGGATGGTCCGGTCGCGTATATTGCCACGGTTGTTCGAAATGCGGAGACTTTCAACTGCTTTGCCAAAGCAGCTGCTGACGCCAAGCTGTCTGCTATTAACATTGGCAGCAGTACGGCTCCTTCAAATTTTCTACCCTATATGCTATCATATGATAGATCAAGTGTGCAGCTTCTTAAAATTACTTTATCGTCATAGAATTGACAaatttgcatctttttgaaGTATTGCCATCTCGACTCTCATTGTAAGGGCATCAACCATGCCATTACATTTGTTGTACTTTATTGTCATAGAATTgacattttttttcaagtacTGCCATCAGTGTTCGTTTCTACTTTATTTTGATGTGAGCAGCTGTTTTTTTCTCTTCAAATTATATTGCAGAGTGGAATccattttgaatttcaaaacGATGTTAGATTCTACCAGGCATCAGACAACttctaataaaaataataaaaagaattGCAGCAGTTGGGACAAAACTGCTAGATAGAAATATGTATAATCTCTGGACATTAAATTATTCAACGTTCACAGAGATAAGCAAATTTCATCTTTCATATACACCACTCCATGCAAAATTCTGTACAATTTACAACTTAGCTCACTTTCTACAGGATCAATAAGAAACTAGAATCATGATTTGGACAGTTGGAACTTAGTCCTACAGAAGCAGTACTCCTGAACCAAAAAGGATGGTGAACTTAGTCCTACAGAAGCAGAACTCCTGAGCCAAAATGGTGGATTATACATCATGGCTGGGTAGGGGAAAACTAACAAAGGTAGCAGCTCATGCAAACTTCAATGCAGTGATGGCCAAGAGAGTTATGGCTCTGAAGAGAATTTCATTCATGCTTT
This sequence is a window from Setaria italica strain Yugu1 chromosome III, Setaria_italica_v2.0, whole genome shotgun sequence. Protein-coding genes within it:
- the LOC101780894 gene encoding putative uncharacterized protein DDB_G0277003 isoform X1, giving the protein MAGAAAQDDAEQLLHLKLAFLAGEPPACILALARKAGGGSITPHVQKFLLENCTDTNVYGRQNSTYTTTIFKRIISEVELSSDIVIDALYEEFAQRMLSKAKDSLLNKTNHIYKEISFLSSTHDNVSSSLISVVARLSCSSNMLEGDTGCSLWPSSLFLSEFILSYPEIFSTKCCFELGSGVGLVGICLNYVGASKVILTDGDTSTLTNMKENMELNNVCIKLEDFEELKESKNKVECKYLSWEEASESDLRGYQPDIVLGADIVYDPVCVPHLVRVLSMLLRRDSKQGEVNRKSGDELEMDGPVAYIATVVRNAETFNCFAKAAADAKLSAINIGSSTAPSNFLPYMLSYDRSSVQLLKITLSS
- the LOC101780894 gene encoding putative uncharacterized protein DDB_G0277003 isoform X2, yielding MAGAAAQDDAEQLLHLKLAFLAGEPPACILALARKAGGGSITPHVQKFLLENCTDTNVYGRQNSTYTTTIFKRIISEVELSSDIVIDALYEEFAQRMLSKAKDSLLNKTNHIYKEISFLSSTHDNVSSSLISVVARLSCSSNMLEGDTGCSLWPSSLFLSEFILSYPEIFSTKCCFEVILTDGDTSTLTNMKENMELNNVCIKLEDFEELKESKNKVECKYLSWEEASESDLRGYQPDIVLGADIVYDPVCVPHLVRVLSMLLRRDSKQGEVNRKSGDELEMDGPVAYIATVVRNAETFNCFAKAAADAKLSAINIGSSTAPSNFLPYMLSYDRSSVQLLKITLSS